One genomic window of Blastopirellula retiformator includes the following:
- a CDS encoding LpxI family protein: MNSNATTQQPPFGLLAGWGRLPIEVVTALTRRGYAVHTLLIKDHADPILAELSTSHEWIGLGQLGKCVRFYHRNHVKTATMVGKVHKVRLFDRNVLWNHFPDWYGAWTFAPHFLLGTKDRKDDTLLGGICRAFLKKGIEFVPATDYAPDLLVQFGHLAGKPLSKKQLADVEYGWRLAKTIGQFDTGQSVAIKGQTALALEAVEGTDECIRRAGQLCRSGGFTIVKVAKPQQDMRFDVPTIGVGTIETMKASGAVALVIEADKTIIVDREEVLAKANELGIAVLAATGGRLGEVLTDEDAVAA; the protein is encoded by the coding sequence ATGAATTCTAACGCAACCACGCAACAGCCGCCGTTCGGTTTGCTCGCCGGATGGGGACGCCTGCCGATCGAAGTGGTAACCGCACTTACGCGGCGCGGCTACGCCGTGCACACGCTGCTGATCAAAGACCACGCCGATCCGATCCTGGCTGAGCTCTCGACTTCGCACGAGTGGATCGGGCTCGGGCAGCTCGGCAAGTGCGTTCGCTTCTATCACCGCAACCACGTGAAGACCGCCACGATGGTCGGCAAGGTTCACAAGGTGCGGCTGTTCGACCGGAACGTGCTGTGGAATCACTTTCCCGATTGGTATGGCGCCTGGACTTTCGCGCCCCACTTCCTGCTGGGAACGAAAGACCGCAAAGACGACACGCTGCTGGGCGGCATTTGCCGCGCGTTCTTGAAGAAAGGAATCGAGTTCGTGCCTGCGACCGACTACGCTCCTGATCTGCTGGTCCAATTCGGACACCTGGCGGGCAAACCGTTAAGCAAAAAACAGTTGGCCGACGTTGAGTACGGCTGGCGATTGGCCAAAACGATCGGCCAATTCGACACCGGCCAAAGCGTCGCGATCAAAGGTCAAACCGCGCTGGCGCTGGAAGCGGTCGAAGGGACCGACGAGTGCATCCGCCGCGCCGGTCAGCTCTGCCGATCCGGCGGGTTCACCATCGTCAAGGTCGCCAAGCCGCAACAAGATATGCGGTTCGACGTGCCGACTATCGGCGTCGGCACGATCGAAACAATGAAGGCCTCGGGCGCGGTAGCGCTCGTGATCGAAGCGGACAAGACGATCATCGTCGATCGCGAAGAAGTGCTCGCCAAAGCGAACGAGCTGGGCATCGCGGTACTGGCCGCCACCGGCGGCCGGCTGGGCGAAGTGCTGACCGACGAAGACGCCGTCGCGGCGTAA
- the lysS gene encoding lysine--tRNA ligase produces MLASVVTKKLTAKNRPWTVSEDEANLSALEAARRQKMQQLVDLGIDPWGQRFDDHVAIADVRTKEGEITAKTETVDGKESTNYTGPKVRIAGRIVLMRSAGKLIFADVRDRTGQIQIFIGQNQVGERNWKIAQCLDLADIVGIDGELKKTKTGELTVFVEELHFLTKTLDPPPEKHKGLTDPELRQRMRYLDLAHTDGAIERFVKRIEIVKSVRQTLSNQGFLEIEGPTLHAIAGGAAARPFITHHNALGMELYMRIALELHLKRLLVGGMERVFELGRVYRNEGISPKHNPEFTMLEVYQAYGNYRSMMDLTEAIITDAIKAIGEKFELPYGETLVNFTPPFERRTYAELFQECTGIDPTDDNAVKLYAVNLGLDTEGKHPDVIRNEIFEEKVEDSLQGPIFVIDYPASICPLTKRKPDNPAVAERFELFINGMEVANAYTELNDPDLQDQLFRTQLEGQPEEDSMAKMDHDFIRALRNGMPPAGGLGIGIDRLVMLLTNTQTIREIILFPLLRHETSQE; encoded by the coding sequence ATGCTGGCCAGCGTCGTCACCAAGAAGCTGACCGCCAAGAATCGCCCCTGGACCGTAAGCGAAGACGAAGCGAACTTGTCGGCCCTGGAAGCGGCTCGCCGCCAGAAGATGCAGCAGCTGGTCGACCTGGGAATCGACCCGTGGGGCCAGCGATTTGACGATCACGTCGCGATCGCCGACGTCCGGACCAAGGAAGGCGAAATCACCGCCAAGACCGAAACGGTCGACGGCAAGGAATCGACCAACTACACCGGGCCGAAGGTTCGCATCGCTGGCCGCATCGTCCTGATGCGCTCGGCGGGCAAGCTGATCTTTGCCGACGTTCGCGACCGGACCGGGCAGATCCAGATCTTCATCGGCCAAAATCAGGTTGGCGAGCGGAACTGGAAAATCGCCCAGTGTCTTGACCTGGCCGACATCGTCGGGATCGACGGCGAGCTGAAGAAGACTAAGACGGGCGAACTGACCGTCTTTGTCGAAGAACTGCACTTCTTGACCAAGACCCTCGATCCGCCGCCGGAGAAGCACAAGGGCCTGACCGATCCGGAATTGCGTCAGCGGATGCGTTATCTCGACCTGGCGCACACCGACGGAGCGATCGAGCGGTTCGTCAAACGCATCGAGATCGTCAAGTCGGTCCGTCAGACGCTGTCCAACCAGGGCTTCCTGGAGATCGAAGGTCCGACGCTGCACGCCATCGCCGGCGGCGCCGCGGCTCGTCCGTTTATCACGCACCACAACGCGCTCGGCATGGAGCTATACATGCGGATCGCGCTCGAGCTGCACCTGAAGCGGCTGCTGGTGGGCGGCATGGAGCGGGTCTTTGAGCTGGGCCGCGTCTACCGCAACGAAGGGATCAGCCCCAAGCACAATCCCGAGTTTACGATGCTCGAGGTCTACCAGGCGTACGGCAACTATCGTTCGATGATGGACCTGACCGAAGCGATCATCACCGACGCTATCAAAGCTATCGGTGAGAAGTTCGAGCTGCCGTATGGCGAAACGCTGGTTAACTTCACCCCGCCGTTTGAGCGACGGACCTACGCCGAGTTGTTCCAAGAGTGCACCGGCATCGATCCGACCGACGACAACGCCGTGAAGCTGTACGCGGTCAACCTGGGTCTCGACACCGAAGGGAAGCACCCCGACGTCATCCGCAACGAGATCTTTGAAGAGAAGGTCGAGGATTCGCTGCAGGGGCCGATCTTTGTGATCGATTATCCTGCTAGCATTTGCCCTCTGACCAAGCGTAAGCCCGACAACCCGGCGGTCGCCGAGCGGTTCGAGCTTTTCATCAACGGCATGGAAGTGGCCAACGCCTACACCGAGCTGAACGACCCTGATTTGCAGGACCAACTGTTCCGCACCCAGCTGGAAGGGCAGCCGGAAGAAGACTCGATGGCCAAGATGGACCATGACTTCATCCGGGCGCTGCGCAACGGCATGCCGCCGGCTGGGGGTCTCGGAATTGGCATTGACCGGTTGGTCATGTTACTTACTAATACGCAGACGATTCGCGAGATCATTCTATTCCCCCTCCTGCGGCACGAAACGTCGCAAGAATAG
- a CDS encoding ABC transporter ATP-binding protein: MSNAEPQGLSALEIRLQRESVLPDHEARRHGVTGPHIAASKFTPPAAAPEAKSEKPAKKKKKPLLETKNLHKSYRKGRLTIPVLRGVDFAAEEGKITTIIGQSGSGKSTLLHLMGTLDSPDSGEINFANTRIDKLNIRQRDALRSRAFGMIFQFYHLLPELTTLENVLTPIMISHGMWRYWAARKKFRKRAEELLEMVGLGHRVTHKPRELSGGEMQRTAIARALIAQPRILLADEPTGNLDEQTGGEIMDILKRLNREQNLTIVMVTHDNAIAEQGHETIRLTGGRVEKT; encoded by the coding sequence ATGAGTAACGCAGAACCGCAAGGCTTGTCCGCCCTCGAAATCCGTCTGCAGCGCGAAAGCGTGCTTCCTGATCACGAAGCCCGGCGCCATGGCGTCACTGGTCCGCACATTGCGGCCAGCAAGTTCACGCCGCCGGCCGCCGCGCCGGAAGCGAAGAGCGAGAAGCCGGCCAAGAAAAAGAAGAAGCCGTTGCTGGAAACGAAGAACCTGCACAAGAGCTACCGCAAAGGTCGGCTGACGATCCCGGTCTTGCGGGGCGTCGACTTTGCGGCCGAAGAAGGCAAAATCACCACCATCATCGGGCAAAGCGGCAGCGGCAAGAGCACGCTGTTGCACCTGATGGGGACGCTCGACTCGCCCGACTCCGGCGAGATCAACTTCGCCAACACGCGAATCGACAAACTGAACATCCGCCAGCGCGACGCACTACGTAGCCGCGCGTTTGGCATGATCTTCCAGTTCTATCACTTGCTGCCGGAACTGACGACGCTCGAAAACGTCCTGACGCCGATCATGATCTCGCACGGGATGTGGCGGTATTGGGCGGCCCGCAAGAAGTTCCGCAAGCGGGCTGAAGAGCTGCTCGAAATGGTCGGCCTGGGCCACCGCGTCACGCACAAACCGCGCGAACTTTCCGGCGGCGAAATGCAGCGGACCGCGATTGCCCGAGCGCTGATCGCGCAGCCGCGGATCTTGCTGGCTGACGAACCGACCGGCAACCTCGACGAGCAAACCGGCGGCGAGATCATGGACATCCTGAAGCGGCTCAACCGCGAACAGAATCTGACGATCGTCATGGTCACCCACGACAATGCGATCGCCGAGCAAGGCCACGAAACCATCCGCCTAACCGGCGGCCGGGTCGAAAAGACGTAG
- a CDS encoding AraC family transcriptional regulator — MNATRTRYAEKILRVQILIQNHLDEDLSLETLADAAGYSPYHFHRVFRGIVGESADDYVRRLRMERAAQSLRYRRRSVLEVALDAGYGSHEAFTRAFVRTFGVTPSDYQSLEHPPAAIKEHIMSTVSYETTDVQIKTQPSRRMAYIRVVGKYDFETLNPAFGKVLQFAGQNGLINEKTECMGVYHDDPLVTDGGKQRSDVGFTVDENFQPTGEIQVQTIPSGRCAVLRHKGHYDSLHGAYNWLFSVWLPDSGYEPGNIAAYEIYVNDASQLPPEEWLTDICIPLA, encoded by the coding sequence ATGAACGCGACGCGCACACGATATGCCGAGAAGATCCTGAGGGTTCAGATCCTCATCCAAAACCACCTGGATGAAGATCTGTCGCTCGAAACGTTGGCCGATGCGGCAGGCTATTCGCCGTATCATTTCCACCGGGTCTTTCGCGGAATCGTGGGCGAGAGTGCGGATGACTACGTGCGCCGATTGCGAATGGAGCGGGCCGCTCAATCGCTACGGTATCGTCGTCGTTCGGTGCTCGAAGTCGCGCTCGACGCTGGATATGGGTCGCACGAGGCGTTTACTCGCGCATTCGTCCGCACTTTCGGCGTCACTCCGAGCGACTACCAGTCGCTGGAGCATCCACCAGCCGCGATCAAGGAGCACATCATGTCGACTGTCTCTTACGAAACGACCGACGTTCAAATCAAAACGCAGCCTTCGCGCCGCATGGCCTACATTCGGGTCGTCGGCAAATACGATTTCGAAACGCTCAATCCCGCCTTCGGGAAAGTCCTGCAGTTCGCCGGTCAGAACGGTCTGATCAACGAGAAGACCGAGTGCATGGGGGTCTATCACGACGATCCGCTCGTCACCGACGGCGGCAAACAGCGCAGCGACGTCGGCTTTACCGTCGACGAGAACTTCCAGCCGACCGGCGAGATCCAGGTGCAAACCATCCCCAGCGGCCGCTGCGCCGTGCTGCGTCACAAAGGGCACTACGACAGCCTGCATGGCGCCTACAACTGGCTCTTCTCGGTCTGGCTGCCCGACAGCGGCTACGAACCGGGCAACATCGCGGCGTACGAAATCTACGTCAACGACGCCAGCCAACTGCCGCCAGAAGAGTGGCTGACCGATATCTGCATTCCGCTGGCGTAA
- a CDS encoding ABC transporter permease has protein sequence MYKLLLCLRYLRTRYIALASIISVTLGVATMIVVNSVMSGFAHEMHSRLHGILSDVVLESHSLNGFYHWEEELAKVQEVAGDDIEAVTATVHVPAMLSIKIRDQWMPRHVTLVGIDPASYAKVSDFTQYLKHPANRKNVNFDLKESGYEAEEGSPLREAGWGHRRGKVMYERELEMQLMQFRQFEETGRWPDQDLLKQKRMMQPAPIALVDHEEDVLEQTIVPPFASDPDAPPLPGARPEELNKMANAELYDENKKGADPFSSRRGLPAESTYDPLTHQATGLILGIAIGSVRDRDKVTGEVKDFFMVLPGDDVKLTFPTAENPPKAMNATFTVTDFYESKMSEYDAAFAFMPLDQLQRLRGMIHPEQGTAISSIQIKLKEGANLQEVTDRLRAAFPPATSPYRIQSWRDLQGPLLSAVEMEKTILNILLFLIIGVAGFGILATFYMIVVEKTKDIGILKSLGASGGGIMSIFLGYGLSLGIVGSGVGMVLGLLFVININRVAAVIEWITGREVFDPTVYYFREIPTIIEPWSIVWVVAGAMLIAVLASVLPAMRAARLHPVEALRYE, from the coding sequence ATGTATAAGCTGTTACTCTGCCTGCGCTATCTGCGAACTCGCTATATTGCGCTCGCTTCGATCATCAGCGTCACGCTCGGCGTGGCGACCATGATCGTCGTTAACTCCGTCATGTCGGGCTTCGCGCACGAGATGCACTCGCGCCTGCATGGCATCCTGTCGGACGTGGTGCTGGAAAGCCACAGCCTGAACGGCTTCTACCACTGGGAAGAAGAGCTGGCCAAGGTCCAGGAAGTCGCTGGCGACGACATCGAAGCGGTCACCGCCACCGTCCATGTGCCGGCGATGCTCAGCATCAAGATCCGCGATCAGTGGATGCCGCGGCACGTGACGCTGGTCGGCATTGATCCCGCTTCGTACGCTAAAGTGAGCGACTTTACGCAGTACCTGAAGCATCCGGCCAACCGGAAGAACGTCAACTTCGACCTGAAAGAGTCCGGCTACGAAGCGGAAGAAGGTTCTCCCTTGCGCGAAGCTGGCTGGGGACATCGCCGCGGTAAAGTGATGTACGAGCGCGAACTGGAAATGCAGCTGATGCAGTTCCGGCAGTTTGAAGAAACCGGCCGCTGGCCCGATCAAGATTTGCTGAAACAAAAACGGATGATGCAACCGGCGCCGATCGCGCTGGTCGATCACGAGGAAGACGTCCTCGAGCAAACGATCGTTCCGCCGTTCGCCTCCGATCCTGACGCTCCGCCGCTGCCGGGCGCCCGGCCCGAAGAGCTGAACAAGATGGCCAACGCCGAGCTGTACGACGAAAACAAGAAGGGCGCCGACCCGTTCTCTTCGCGGCGCGGTTTGCCGGCCGAATCGACCTACGATCCGCTCACCCACCAGGCGACCGGCTTGATCCTAGGGATCGCCATCGGCAGCGTCCGCGATCGCGACAAAGTGACTGGCGAAGTGAAGGACTTTTTCATGGTCCTGCCGGGCGACGACGTCAAACTGACGTTCCCGACTGCGGAGAATCCGCCGAAAGCGATGAACGCCACGTTCACCGTCACCGACTTTTACGAAAGCAAGATGAGCGAATACGACGCCGCGTTCGCCTTCATGCCGCTCGACCAACTGCAGCGACTGCGCGGCATGATTCATCCTGAACAAGGGACCGCGATCTCTTCGATTCAGATCAAGCTGAAAGAGGGCGCCAACCTGCAGGAAGTGACCGATCGGTTGCGAGCCGCGTTTCCGCCTGCCACTTCGCCGTATCGCATTCAATCGTGGCGCGACCTGCAAGGTCCGCTGCTGTCGGCGGTCGAAATGGAAAAGACGATTCTGAACATCCTGTTGTTTTTGATCATCGGCGTCGCCGGCTTCGGCATCCTGGCGACCTTCTACATGATCGTCGTCGAGAAGACCAAAGACATCGGCATCTTGAAATCGCTGGGCGCCTCTGGCGGCGGCATCATGAGCATCTTCCTGGGCTACGGTTTGTCGCTCGGGATCGTCGGCTCCGGAGTCGGCATGGTGCTGGGCCTGTTGTTCGTCATCAACATCAATCGGGTCGCCGCGGTGATCGAATGGATTACCGGCCGCGAAGTGTTTGACCCCACGGTTTATTACTTCCGCGAAATCCCGACGATCATCGAACCTTGGAGCATTGTCTGGGTCGTCGCAGGCGCGATGCTGATCGCCGTTTTGGCGAGCGTTTTGCCGGCGATGCGAGCCGCGCGACTTCACCCAGTAGAGGCACTTCGCTATGAGTAA
- a CDS encoding exonuclease/endonuclease/phosphatase family protein has protein sequence MRALALSVLAFLFGLIFSGGCNVEQLEKLAAEVAQHQQNQQAGSTAGDSGGALAAPSGDTIRIASYNIQVFGQSKMDKPDVMQVLTEIVRKFDLVAVQELRSKEQDVIPRFLQMINANGGNYDAIVGPRLGRTSSKEQYVFIYDKNRIAIEPSSVYTINDPSDLLHREPLVATFRAIGGDQSRTPFRFTLINMHTDPDETDEELDALGEVYQLVRYSGNEDDVILLGDLNVSYKKLGALGQIPGITYTVADEATNTLRKSSYDNLVFLAADTQEFTGRAAVYDTQKEFGLTLDQAMDVSDHLPVWGEFSAYESGPSAVASGAGAPVR, from the coding sequence ATGCGTGCCCTGGCACTCTCGGTTTTGGCGTTTCTCTTCGGATTGATCTTTTCCGGAGGCTGCAATGTCGAACAACTCGAAAAACTAGCCGCCGAAGTCGCCCAACATCAGCAGAACCAACAAGCCGGGTCGACCGCCGGCGATAGCGGCGGCGCCCTCGCCGCGCCGTCGGGCGATACGATCCGGATCGCCTCGTACAACATCCAGGTCTTCGGCCAATCGAAGATGGATAAGCCCGACGTGATGCAGGTGCTGACCGAGATCGTTCGCAAGTTCGACCTGGTCGCCGTGCAAGAGCTGCGGAGCAAAGAACAGGACGTCATTCCTCGCTTTCTGCAGATGATCAACGCCAACGGGGGCAACTACGACGCGATCGTCGGACCGCGCCTCGGCCGCACCAGCAGCAAAGAACAATACGTATTCATCTACGACAAGAACCGAATCGCGATCGAACCGAGCTCGGTCTATACGATCAACGACCCCAGCGACCTGTTGCATCGCGAACCGCTGGTCGCCACTTTTCGCGCGATCGGCGGCGATCAATCGCGCACTCCGTTCCGCTTCACCTTGATCAACATGCACACCGACCCGGATGAAACCGACGAAGAGCTCGACGCCTTGGGCGAAGTCTATCAACTGGTTCGCTACAGCGGCAACGAAGATGACGTGATCCTGCTGGGCGACTTGAACGTCAGCTACAAGAAGCTGGGCGCGCTCGGCCAGATCCCCGGCATCACCTACACGGTGGCGGACGAAGCGACCAACACGCTTCGCAAATCAAGCTACGACAACCTCGTCTTCCTGGCGGCCGACACGCAAGAGTTCACCGGCCGCGCCGCCGTGTACGACACGCAAAAAGAGTTCGGCCTGACGCTCGATCAGGCAATGGACGTTTCGGACCACTTGCCGGTCTGGGGCGAGTTCTCCGCCTACGAATCCGGCCCCTCGGCCGTCGCGTCGGGCGCCGGAGCGCCAGTTCGCTAA
- the lpxD gene encoding UDP-3-O-(3-hydroxymyristoyl)glucosamine N-acyltransferase codes for MSVTLGQLATLVEGKLLGDAQLDITGAAIIRDSQPGEITLADRPELAKELARSQAAAVITNGEFAPAGMPVILVEDVHVAFAKVVALFRPSLTKMTPGVHPSAVVAESATIAPDASIGPMVIIGEGVTIAAGAIIHSGAQISAGCSIGAGTTIFPGVVLYENTIVGAGCILHAASILGAYGFGYDSSSGKHVLSAQLGNVVLGDNVEIGAATTIDRGTYGPTVIGEGTKVDNQVMIAHNCRIGRHNLICSQVGIAGSTSTGDYVVMAGQVGVRDHVHIGDGAILGAKAGISCDIGAGQNVIGAPAISAKEKKLELALVSKLPEMRKQLKALLTRVDQLEKEEELRKTA; via the coding sequence ATGAGCGTCACACTTGGCCAGCTGGCTACTCTCGTCGAAGGGAAGCTGCTGGGAGACGCACAACTCGACATCACCGGCGCCGCGATCATTCGCGATTCGCAGCCAGGCGAAATCACCCTGGCCGACCGTCCCGAATTGGCCAAAGAATTGGCTCGTTCGCAAGCCGCCGCCGTGATCACCAATGGCGAGTTCGCCCCAGCCGGCATGCCGGTCATTCTGGTCGAAGACGTCCACGTCGCGTTCGCCAAGGTGGTCGCGCTGTTCCGTCCCTCGCTGACCAAGATGACGCCCGGCGTTCACCCTTCGGCCGTCGTCGCCGAAAGCGCGACGATCGCCCCCGACGCATCGATCGGCCCGATGGTCATCATTGGCGAAGGAGTCACGATCGCAGCCGGCGCCATCATTCATAGCGGCGCCCAGATCAGCGCCGGTTGCTCGATCGGCGCCGGCACGACGATCTTCCCCGGCGTCGTCCTGTACGAAAACACCATCGTCGGCGCCGGCTGCATTTTGCACGCGGCGTCGATCCTGGGCGCGTATGGCTTTGGCTACGATTCTTCCAGCGGCAAGCATGTGCTCTCGGCGCAGCTGGGCAACGTTGTGCTGGGAGACAACGTCGAGATCGGCGCCGCCACCACGATCGACCGCGGCACCTACGGACCGACCGTGATCGGCGAAGGAACCAAAGTCGACAACCAGGTGATGATCGCTCACAACTGCCGGATCGGCCGCCACAACCTGATCTGCTCGCAGGTCGGCATCGCCGGCAGCACCAGCACCGGCGACTATGTCGTGATGGCGGGCCAGGTGGGCGTTCGCGACCATGTCCACATCGGCGACGGCGCGATTCTGGGCGCCAAGGCAGGCATCTCTTGCGACATCGGCGCCGGGCAAAATGTGATTGGCGCTCCGGCAATCTCCGCCAAAGAAAAGAAGCTGGAACTGGCGCTGGTCAGCAAGTTGCCCGAGATGCGCAAGCAGCTCAAAGCGCTGCTGACCCGGGTCGACCAACTCGAAAAAGAAGAAGAGCTGCGCAAGACGGCCTAA
- a CDS encoding GntP family permease — translation MTPDEVNYALLCLGVGMATVLGLIIFLRTNAFIAMLVAAMAVSLMADGSIQDKFSRVAGAFGGMAGGVGIVIALAAIIGKCMLDSGAADRVVRWMMGICGEKRAPAALMGSGFILAVPVFFDTVFYLLVPLARSLFRRTSKNYLLYVMAIATGGAITHTLVPPTPGPLVVADQLGVDKGMMILVGAGVALPGAIAGLLFSMFMNRWMPLPMRPISAEPEPEELPDDQLPSLFVSLLPVLLPVLLISTNTVLTTIADGQRAAQLKVEEVDWEKLRNQVKAENSGEEDTLGKRMVAAIQESDFQKERRAEIADLLLKDGSLSADDQQALVSGLNQFVLTHKPLGVDLPGKMPPALVKKVNGDNTRMKPVDAERMNRQVLEATYGDDLIEPHVWETDARKAANWSAAFGDPNFALLLSAVIAMATLVSSRKLSLKELAQSVEVALMSGGVIILITCAGGAFGAMLGAANVGPAIRELFSVGNGGGSAVMILLLGFSIASVLKIAQGSSTVAMITGAAMLGGLATPETLGCHPVYLAAAIGSGSLMGSWMNDSGFWVFAKMSGLTEVEALKSWTLLLLVLGGVSFLSTLAFATLLPLV, via the coding sequence ATGACCCCTGATGAAGTGAACTACGCCCTGCTCTGTTTGGGCGTCGGTATGGCCACGGTGTTGGGGCTGATCATCTTCCTGCGAACCAACGCTTTCATCGCGATGTTGGTCGCGGCGATGGCGGTCAGCTTGATGGCGGACGGCAGCATACAAGACAAATTCAGCCGAGTCGCCGGGGCCTTCGGCGGCATGGCAGGGGGCGTTGGCATTGTGATCGCCCTGGCGGCGATCATCGGCAAGTGCATGCTCGATAGCGGCGCGGCCGATCGCGTCGTCCGCTGGATGATGGGGATCTGCGGCGAAAAGCGAGCGCCGGCCGCGCTAATGGGAAGCGGTTTTATCCTGGCGGTGCCGGTCTTCTTTGACACCGTCTTTTACCTGCTGGTGCCGCTGGCCCGATCTCTGTTCCGCCGAACCTCCAAAAACTATCTGCTGTATGTGATGGCGATCGCCACCGGTGGCGCGATTACGCACACGCTCGTGCCGCCGACGCCAGGTCCGCTGGTGGTCGCGGACCAACTGGGCGTCGACAAAGGGATGATGATCCTGGTTGGCGCCGGCGTCGCCTTGCCGGGCGCAATCGCCGGGCTCCTCTTTTCCATGTTCATGAATCGTTGGATGCCGTTGCCGATGCGGCCGATCAGCGCCGAGCCAGAGCCGGAAGAACTGCCCGACGACCAGCTGCCGAGCCTCTTCGTTTCGCTGCTGCCGGTGCTGTTACCGGTCTTGTTAATCTCTACCAATACCGTGCTGACGACCATCGCCGATGGTCAGCGTGCCGCACAGCTGAAGGTGGAAGAGGTCGACTGGGAGAAGCTCCGCAACCAGGTAAAGGCCGAAAATAGCGGCGAAGAGGATACGCTTGGCAAGCGGATGGTCGCCGCGATTCAGGAAAGCGATTTCCAGAAAGAACGCCGGGCCGAGATCGCTGATCTGCTGCTGAAAGACGGTTCGCTGTCGGCTGATGATCAGCAAGCGCTCGTTTCCGGCTTGAATCAGTTCGTGCTAACGCACAAGCCGCTGGGGGTCGACTTGCCTGGCAAGATGCCGCCGGCGCTGGTCAAGAAGGTGAACGGCGACAACACCCGCATGAAACCGGTCGACGCCGAGCGGATGAATCGCCAAGTGCTCGAAGCGACCTACGGCGACGACTTGATCGAGCCGCATGTCTGGGAAACGGACGCCCGAAAAGCGGCCAACTGGTCGGCGGCGTTTGGCGATCCTAACTTTGCGCTGCTGCTATCGGCGGTGATTGCGATGGCGACGCTGGTCTCTTCGCGGAAGTTGTCGCTGAAAGAACTGGCCCAGTCGGTCGAAGTGGCGCTGATGAGCGGCGGCGTGATTATCTTGATCACCTGTGCCGGCGGCGCGTTCGGCGCGATGCTGGGAGCCGCCAACGTCGGCCCGGCGATTCGCGAGCTGTTTAGCGTCGGCAATGGCGGCGGTAGCGCCGTGATGATTTTGCTGCTTGGCTTCTCAATCGCCTCGGTCTTGAAGATCGCCCAAGGCTCGAGCACGGTGGCGATGATCACCGGCGCTGCGATGCTGGGAGGACTGGCGACGCCGGAAACGCTCGGCTGCCACCCGGTCTATTTGGCCGCCGCGATCGGCAGCGGCTCGCTGATGGGATCGTGGATGAATGACAGCGGGTTCTGGGTCTTCGCGAAAATGAGCGGTCTGACCGAAGTCGAAGCGCTGAAGTCGTGGACGCTGCTGCTGTTGGTATTGGGGGGCGTCAGCTTCCTGTCAACGCTCGCCTTCGCAACGCTGTTGCCGCTGGTGTAG